A single genomic interval of Chryseobacterium paludis harbors:
- a CDS encoding winged helix-turn-helix transcriptional regulator: MYERKIIPNLNCGLDLIGEVLYGKWKIRLLWFIDQGHKRPSELQRKIPDATRRVLNIQLKELEDHELITKKIYPVVPPKVEYSLTEFGKSLIPVIGVLGQWADQHEDRLRMLIIKRIQGSSDIENFS, from the coding sequence ATGTATGAGAGAAAAATAATACCGAACCTGAACTGCGGTCTTGATCTGATAGGTGAAGTCCTTTACGGCAAATGGAAAATACGTCTGCTTTGGTTTATTGATCAAGGGCATAAAAGACCTAGTGAATTGCAACGTAAGATACCGGATGCCACAAGAAGGGTTTTAAATATTCAGTTAAAAGAATTGGAAGATCACGAATTGATTACAAAGAAAATTTATCCGGTTGTACCTCCAAAAGTAGAATATAGTTTAACAGAATTTGGTAAAAGTTTGATTCCTGTGATTGGTGTTTTAGGCCAATGGGCGGATCAGCATGAGGATCGGTTAAGAATGTTGATTATAAAAAGAATTCAAGGATCATCTGATATAGAAAATTTCAGCTAG
- a CDS encoding NADP-dependent oxidoreductase translates to MKAFVVQNYGKKEELTFREVSKPIPRENEVMVEIYAAGLNQLDSKILSGEFKMILPYKPPFILGHDLAGIVIETGSRVTKFKIGDEVYTRPSDHYIGTFAEYLAVEETDLALKPRNLSMEKAAGVPLVALTAWQALVEIGKLKKGQKVFIQAGSGGVGIIAIQLAKYLGATVATTAGKASFPMLEELGADVLIDYKTQDFETILKDYDLVLNSQDTKTLKKSLNVVKTGGKIISISGPPTPAFAQEIGASWIVRSVLSLLSFGVRKKAKRQGIDYEFLFMKSSGRQLGQITKLIEDGTIKIVVEKVYPFSQTNEALNHVASGRAKGKVVVKIK, encoded by the coding sequence ATGAAAGCATTTGTAGTTCAAAATTATGGTAAGAAAGAGGAGCTAACATTCCGTGAAGTTAGTAAACCTATACCCCGTGAAAATGAGGTCATGGTTGAAATCTATGCGGCAGGCCTAAATCAGCTGGATTCTAAAATTCTGTCCGGTGAATTCAAAATGATTTTACCCTATAAACCACCATTCATTCTCGGTCATGACCTGGCCGGTATTGTCATTGAAACAGGTTCGAGGGTAACAAAGTTCAAGATTGGAGACGAAGTTTACACCCGTCCTTCTGATCATTACATTGGTACCTTTGCTGAATACTTAGCTGTTGAAGAGACAGACCTGGCATTGAAGCCCCGAAACCTTTCTATGGAAAAGGCGGCAGGTGTTCCCCTCGTTGCTTTAACAGCTTGGCAAGCTTTGGTAGAAATAGGGAAATTAAAAAAGGGACAAAAAGTTTTTATACAGGCAGGGTCAGGAGGAGTTGGTATTATTGCTATTCAGTTAGCTAAATATTTAGGCGCTACTGTTGCCACTACAGCTGGAAAAGCAAGTTTTCCAATGCTTGAAGAATTAGGTGCTGATGTTTTAATTGATTACAAAACGCAGGATTTTGAAACAATTTTGAAGGACTACGATTTGGTATTAAATAGTCAGGATACCAAAACCTTGAAGAAATCCTTAAATGTGGTAAAAACAGGAGGTAAGATAATTTCTATTTCAGGTCCTCCTACACCAGCATTTGCACAAGAAATTGGCGCTTCATGGATCGTTCGTTCAGTATTATCACTTCTAAGTTTCGGTGTGAGGAAAAAAGCGAAAAGGCAAGGTATTGATTACGAGTTCTTGTTCATGAAATCAAGTGGAAGACAACTTGGACAAATTACTAAACTCATTGAAGATGGAACAATTAAAATTGTAGTAGAGAAGGTTTATCCATTTTCACAAACGAATGAGGCTCTAAATCACGTGGCAAGTGGAAGAGCAAAGGGAAAGGTTGTAGTAAAAATAAAGTAA
- a CDS encoding Crp/Fnr family transcriptional regulator, whose translation MYRQLEKYFKSRTEIDDKTLSYIFSYFKFKKTKRNEFLLEEGEICKHFYFVNKGCIRLFSVNKEGEEATRYFHFEDAFGTALSSLINQKPSFEFMQTIEPSELLVINRDDYFHLVKTVPQFCFIYRQILELAYIKSQERIYCFQGLEAIEKVRWVLTDQTKLLTRLSNKMVASYLGLTPQTLSRLKSKI comes from the coding sequence GTGTATAGACAATTAGAAAAATATTTTAAATCAAGAACTGAAATTGACGATAAGACACTTTCTTATATCTTTTCATATTTCAAATTTAAAAAGACCAAAAGAAACGAGTTTCTGTTGGAAGAAGGCGAAATCTGTAAACATTTCTATTTTGTAAACAAAGGTTGCATACGACTTTTTAGCGTTAATAAAGAAGGAGAGGAAGCCACAAGATATTTTCATTTTGAAGATGCTTTTGGAACTGCGCTGTCAAGCTTAATCAATCAAAAACCTTCATTCGAATTTATGCAGACTATCGAACCTTCGGAATTGTTAGTCATAAATCGTGACGACTACTTTCATTTGGTCAAGACGGTTCCACAGTTTTGCTTTATTTACAGACAAATTCTAGAATTAGCCTATATAAAATCCCAAGAACGTATTTATTGTTTTCAAGGTTTAGAAGCAATAGAAAAAGTTCGTTGGGTTTTGACAGATCAAACAAAATTGTTGACAAGACTATCAAACAAAATGGTTGCATCTTACTTAGGGCTTACCCCTCAAACATTAAGTAGATTAAAATCAAAGATTTGA
- a CDS encoding DUF6616 family protein, protein MKKGQQALSLKQAKVYLGNLLTLNLTYETVSIERIALSSQLLVEQGGEVVVMSENDSDTVQGIKHQFFVIWKFPTDELAKAFETLGLDGDGMNTLISLILRGVMLI, encoded by the coding sequence ATGAAAAAGGGACAACAGGCACTTTCTCTCAAGCAGGCGAAAGTTTACCTTGGTAATCTGCTAACATTAAACTTAACATATGAAACTGTTTCGATTGAAAGAATTGCACTTTCATCTCAACTTCTTGTTGAGCAGGGTGGCGAGGTAGTAGTAATGAGCGAAAATGACAGTGATACTGTTCAAGGAATAAAGCACCAGTTCTTTGTCATTTGGAAATTCCCAACTGATGAATTGGCAAAAGCTTTCGAAACTTTGGGATTAGATGGGGATGGTATGAATACTTTGATCAGTTTAATCTTAAGAGGGGTAATGTTAATATAA
- a CDS encoding M17 family peptidase N-terminal domain-containing protein has translation MKNTPKNTISKSLLIAGLAFSTLTFAQTNTIRANVSAKTTAIGTSKNWGSVDGISMIGLVQGPSSANAQLQVACVFEYTDNDIHSAQALPANLNGLVHLDEALKGEFTKIRQSGQFKGHALETLLITPPVGSMSAKKLLLIGLGDRNNFTPELMTSVAEVATREALRLDVTNFAFASDLKDAGIDSPTALVAENVVKGIVLANRSEIYLREHNLSKTKKLEKVYLLAGPSFFEVAGGGIKDAIELIKK, from the coding sequence ATGAAAAATACCCCAAAAAATACCATTAGCAAATCATTATTAATCGCAGGATTAGCATTTTCAACCCTAACATTTGCACAAACCAATACAATTAGGGCTAATGTGTCTGCAAAAACCACAGCCATTGGAACATCCAAAAATTGGGGTTCAGTTGACGGAATTTCAATGATAGGATTGGTTCAGGGGCCATCTTCCGCCAATGCTCAGCTTCAGGTTGCCTGTGTTTTCGAATATACAGATAACGACATCCACAGTGCTCAGGCTTTGCCAGCAAACTTAAATGGTTTGGTACATTTGGATGAAGCTCTGAAAGGCGAATTCACGAAAATAAGACAATCAGGTCAGTTTAAAGGACATGCTTTGGAAACATTATTGATTACGCCTCCTGTAGGTTCTATGTCAGCGAAAAAACTATTGTTAATTGGTTTGGGAGATCGTAACAATTTCACTCCGGAATTGATGACTTCAGTAGCAGAGGTTGCGACAAGGGAAGCTTTGAGATTAGATGTAACCAACTTTGCCTTTGCCAGTGACTTAAAAGATGCAGGAATTGATTCTCCAACAGCTCTGGTAGCCGAAAACGTGGTTAAAGGTATCGTTTTGGCCAATCGTTCGGAGATCTATTTAAGAGAGCATAACCTTTCCAAAACAAAAAAACTGGAAAAAGTATATCTGTTGGCAGGTCCATCTTTCTTTGAAGTTGCAGGTGGTGGGATTAAGGATGCGATTGAGCTAATAAAGAAATAA
- a CDS encoding SDR family oxidoreductase, with product MTKIALVTGGNKGIGFETVRQLAKQNIKVLIGARNETEGKNAEEVLRGESLDVEFIKLDISNSQDIENAKTYIEREYGKLDILINNAAVFLDSAWFGNNVESVPMKTLRDTFDINYFGTVELTQALLPLIKKSDAGRIVNISSVSGSFGAHLDENHWLYQLKPYAYSASKTALNQFTVFLANALKETNIKVNAASPGWVQTSIGSDEAPLTPAQGAETGVALALIDEKGTTGTFSQAGESLPW from the coding sequence ATGACAAAAATAGCATTAGTTACAGGTGGTAACAAGGGAATTGGTTTTGAAACAGTAAGACAACTTGCTAAGCAAAATATTAAAGTTCTAATAGGTGCAAGAAATGAAACCGAAGGAAAAAATGCTGAAGAAGTCCTTCGAGGTGAATCTCTGGATGTAGAATTTATAAAGCTGGACATCAGTAATTCGCAGGACATTGAAAATGCAAAAACCTACATTGAACGTGAATATGGAAAGTTGGATATTCTCATCAATAATGCCGCAGTATTTCTTGACAGTGCGTGGTTCGGCAATAATGTGGAATCTGTACCTATGAAAACACTTCGTGACACTTTTGATATCAATTACTTCGGAACAGTCGAACTTACCCAGGCACTGTTGCCGCTAATTAAAAAAAGTGACGCGGGTCGTATCGTAAATATCAGCAGTGTATCTGGTTCATTTGGAGCTCATCTCGATGAAAATCATTGGCTTTATCAATTAAAACCTTATGCGTACAGTGCTTCTAAAACGGCATTGAACCAATTTACCGTTTTCCTTGCAAATGCACTTAAGGAAACCAATATTAAAGTAAACGCTGCAAGTCCAGGATGGGTACAAACTTCTATCGGTTCAGATGAAGCGCCATTGACACCTGCACAAGGTGCCGAGACTGGGGTTGCTTTAGCCTTGATTGATGAAAAAGGGACAACAGGCACTTTCTCTCAAGCAGGCGAAAGTTTACCTTGGTAA
- a CDS encoding NUDIX hydrolase, with protein sequence MSPNFIHTYVSVDCVVFGFDYDNRLNILLVQRHIAELPLERQKKLPGSLIFSDEDVDDAAQRVLHELTGIKKMVLKQFKCFADPLRASSKDDISWMNKEYKYDIDRIITVAYLSLCKIDHKINSTKYSTVDWHPIDEVPSLPFDHNKIISESLIEIRKWIESDFSIIFELLPKKFTIRQLYQLYSALSEKQIDIKNFHKKISSFSYIIPLEEIETNVSHRAARYYRFDAKVYKKNNSRLIK encoded by the coding sequence ATGAGCCCAAACTTTATTCATACTTATGTTTCTGTTGATTGTGTTGTTTTCGGATTCGATTACGATAACCGACTCAACATTTTATTGGTTCAACGCCATATTGCTGAACTTCCTTTGGAAAGACAGAAAAAATTACCAGGGAGCCTGATATTTAGTGATGAAGATGTTGATGATGCAGCACAAAGAGTTCTACATGAATTAACAGGGATTAAAAAAATGGTACTTAAGCAGTTCAAATGCTTTGCAGATCCTTTACGTGCGAGCAGTAAGGATGATATAAGTTGGATGAACAAAGAATATAAATATGACATAGACAGGATAATCACCGTAGCATATTTATCTCTTTGCAAAATAGATCATAAAATAAACAGCACAAAATATAGTACAGTAGACTGGCATCCAATAGATGAGGTACCATCGCTGCCGTTTGATCATAATAAAATTATCAGCGAATCATTGATAGAAATCAGAAAATGGATAGAATCCGACTTTTCTATTATTTTTGAATTGCTGCCCAAGAAATTTACGATAAGACAGCTCTATCAACTGTATAGTGCTTTAAGTGAAAAACAGATTGATATTAAGAATTTTCATAAAAAGATTTCATCCTTCAGTTATATCATACCTCTTGAAGAGATAGAGACCAATGTTTCCCATCGGGCGGCAAGATATTACAGGTTTGATGCTAAAGTGTACAAGAAAAATAACAGTAGACTAATAAAATAA
- a CDS encoding nuclear transport factor 2 family protein: MNLPKVVSDLVKTQNNFDSVAYANCFSETAVVYDEGKTYKGRKEIEHWIADANERYQATMQPVSFEETETGSVLKAEASGKFNGSPIVLSYHLEIADELIQSLKITG, encoded by the coding sequence ATGAACTTACCGAAAGTAGTATCAGATTTAGTAAAAACACAAAACAACTTTGATAGCGTTGCTTATGCAAATTGTTTTTCCGAAACAGCCGTAGTTTATGATGAAGGTAAAACGTACAAAGGACGAAAAGAGATAGAACATTGGATTGCGGATGCCAACGAGCGATACCAAGCTACAATGCAGCCCGTAAGCTTTGAAGAAACAGAAACGGGAAGCGTTTTGAAGGCAGAAGCTTCAGGAAAATTTAACGGAAGCCCTATTGTGTTGAGTTATCATTTAGAAATAGCTGATGAATTGATACAGTCATTGAAAATTACTGGATAA
- a CDS encoding AraC family transcriptional regulator, giving the protein MELKSDKTIAIKNTGNHTSENAMNFVDNFEILDLSKVDNNHFFSFNYSRKTFYTATLLQGKYSIEFEDKTIEITGNTLLFTTSKIPFGIHTLSGVYKGISCIFKEDFITKTNSGHRLLEFPIYKPGRQNIYSLTDNQAENFTNIYAKIFDEKLDNGNYKESLQRNYLLELIFNAQKLDPVASYIKKNNTTEEIACSFIRLLESQFPIDNSQDVVKLKTAGEFAEHLSLHPNYLNRQVKLSKGRTVSDIINARIEQEAKILLKLTNWNIAEIANSLGFEEPSHFNTFFKKHTKIAPTDYRKLKRD; this is encoded by the coding sequence ATGGAACTTAAATCGGACAAAACTATAGCAATTAAAAATACGGGGAATCACACATCAGAAAACGCGATGAATTTTGTTGATAATTTTGAAATTCTCGATTTAAGTAAAGTAGATAACAATCATTTTTTTTCCTTCAATTATTCCCGAAAAACCTTCTACACAGCCACCTTATTACAAGGAAAATATAGCATTGAATTTGAAGATAAAACTATTGAGATAACTGGCAATACATTACTATTTACAACTTCCAAAATTCCGTTTGGTATTCATACATTAAGTGGAGTTTATAAAGGTATAAGCTGTATTTTTAAAGAAGATTTTATAACTAAAACTAATAGTGGTCACCGTTTGTTAGAATTTCCAATATACAAACCAGGCAGACAAAATATTTACTCACTGACCGATAATCAAGCTGAAAATTTTACAAATATTTATGCTAAAATTTTCGATGAAAAGCTCGACAACGGTAATTATAAAGAAAGTCTACAACGCAACTACCTTCTCGAACTTATTTTCAATGCCCAAAAGCTTGATCCTGTAGCGTCCTATATCAAGAAAAACAATACTACTGAAGAGATAGCTTGCTCATTTATAAGATTATTGGAATCACAGTTTCCCATAGACAATTCACAAGATGTTGTTAAATTAAAAACTGCCGGCGAATTTGCAGAACATTTATCGCTACATCCCAATTATTTAAACCGACAAGTGAAGCTTTCAAAAGGAAGAACCGTTAGTGATATCATCAACGCAAGAATCGAACAGGAAGCAAAAATTCTACTAAAACTGACCAATTGGAATATTGCAGAGATTGCAAATTCATTAGGCTTTGAAGAACCTTCCCACTTTAATACATTTTTCAAAAAGCATACGAAGATAGCTCCTACGGATTATCGAAAACTAAAAAGAGATTAG
- a CDS encoding SDR family oxidoreductase, protein MEQFNFNNELSGKIALVTGGTKGAGKAIAERLLQAGATVVVTARNAPDKESSKLHFIPSDLSKSEGAQKVVSEVLSTYGRLDILVNNLGASSTPAGGFSALNDEDWISTLQANLLAPVRLDKGFLPQMIDRKNGVIIHIASIQGKLPLYDSTLPYAAAKAGLINYSKSLSNEVTPKGVRVLTVSPGWIRTENTKVWLETIAQNSNISIEEAQQGVVDALGGIPYGRPAEPEEVAELVGFLVSPRAHYLTGTNFVIDGGTIPTI, encoded by the coding sequence ATGGAACAATTTAATTTCAACAATGAGTTATCAGGTAAGATTGCCTTAGTAACAGGAGGTACGAAAGGAGCCGGAAAAGCAATTGCAGAAAGGCTTTTACAAGCTGGTGCAACAGTTGTTGTTACTGCAAGAAACGCACCGGACAAAGAAAGCAGCAAGTTGCATTTCATTCCCTCCGATTTAAGTAAGTCAGAAGGCGCGCAAAAAGTAGTCAGCGAAGTACTATCAACCTATGGGAGGCTGGATATCCTGGTAAATAACCTTGGTGCATCATCAACGCCCGCCGGTGGCTTTTCAGCATTGAATGATGAGGATTGGATTTCAACCCTACAAGCAAATTTACTTGCTCCTGTAAGGCTTGACAAGGGATTTTTACCCCAAATGATCGATCGAAAAAACGGTGTTATTATTCACATTGCATCAATACAGGGTAAGCTCCCTTTGTATGATTCTACTTTGCCTTATGCAGCTGCAAAAGCAGGATTAATCAATTACAGTAAAAGTTTATCAAATGAAGTTACGCCAAAAGGTGTTCGTGTACTTACTGTTTCACCAGGATGGATTAGGACAGAAAATACCAAAGTATGGCTGGAAACGATTGCCCAAAACTCTAATATTTCCATTGAGGAGGCTCAACAAGGTGTTGTGGATGCACTTGGTGGAATACCTTATGGCAGACCTGCCGAACCGGAAGAAGTAGCTGAATTAGTTGGTTTTCTTGTTTCACCAAGAGCCCATTATTTAACAGGAACAAATTTTGTCATTGACGGTGGAACCATACCCACGATTTAA
- a CDS encoding NAD(P)H-binding protein encodes MILVTTPTGNTGSMILQQLVEGEQEVRIFVRDPKKISADILEKVEVATGSLLNEYEFTKALQGCDTLYFCVPQSNTQEDVNIYYESFAKVASQAIKNAGTKRVVYLSGGGKESNLQAGLITALHKGEDIVSQSGASVRALRCPVFFETLLYQIASLKKSGTFFLPIDGNYKSSQIAVKDIASKAVEFLIDKTWAGVEGFTVHGPADISYNEIALQMSELTEKPIRFQQVSKEDYIEALLVEHHTSEAFAISLTEMLTAIGNGLYDTEPRTEESTTSTTIREWLKENLVSKIK; translated from the coding sequence ATGATTTTAGTAACAACGCCAACAGGTAATACAGGTTCAATGATTCTGCAACAATTGGTAGAGGGGGAACAAGAGGTTAGAATTTTTGTTAGAGATCCTAAAAAAATATCAGCTGACATTTTAGAAAAAGTAGAAGTTGCCACAGGTTCTTTGCTAAATGAATATGAATTCACAAAAGCATTGCAAGGTTGTGATACCCTCTATTTTTGTGTGCCCCAGAGTAATACCCAAGAAGATGTAAATATTTATTATGAAAGCTTTGCAAAAGTGGCTTCACAAGCAATTAAAAATGCAGGTACAAAAAGAGTTGTTTATTTATCAGGCGGCGGTAAAGAAAGTAATTTGCAGGCAGGTCTTATAACAGCGTTACACAAAGGCGAAGATATAGTCAGCCAATCCGGAGCATCAGTAAGAGCATTACGTTGCCCGGTATTTTTTGAAACCCTTTTGTATCAGATTGCTTCTCTAAAAAAATCAGGAACGTTTTTCTTACCTATTGACGGAAATTACAAATCATCGCAAATAGCAGTAAAAGACATTGCATCAAAAGCAGTAGAATTTTTAATAGACAAAACCTGGGCAGGCGTTGAGGGATTTACTGTTCACGGTCCGGCAGATATAAGCTACAATGAGATTGCTCTACAAATGAGTGAATTAACGGAAAAGCCTATTCGTTTTCAACAAGTTTCAAAAGAGGACTATATAGAAGCACTATTGGTAGAACATCATACGAGTGAAGCTTTTGCAATCTCTTTAACAGAAATGTTGACAGCAATTGGCAATGGCCTTTATGACACGGAACCGAGAACAGAAGAAAGCACAACAAGTACAACCATTAGAGAGTGGTTAAAAGAAAATTTAGTTAGTAAAATCAAATAA
- a CDS encoding RICIN domain-containing protein, whose protein sequence is MRTNKMWLLLVFLLTILSNCSRMEEKTLPEESERNLRANASALAVTPSLHVGGRNLKDPCGNNVVLHGVAITPSPWFNGCQYGANSGYCTWDNYNVQGALNYNKAVIDKLSSTADGWYLNYIRLHIDPYWTNDPGPSIPENDISRFNYNRLVTYTNQVIIPLIDHARSRGMYVILRPPGVCPNRIAVNDAYHSYLKTVWTFLSQHPGLKNADNVMFELANEPVEILGTNGVWGTTGNEHFAALKNFFQPLVNIIRNNGANNVCWIPGTGWQSHYQGYVTNPITGGNIGYAVHIYPGYWGGVNNYQSFQNGWNTNVKPIADIAPIAITETDWAPQGYGTFGIGTTGTAGGNGFGANLKYIADQSGNVSWNLLAPDDLLHKGDPNAGTAFSNNWEACAAPSKQWFQQYAASNYPVANCNATSLVNNGIYEIEFQTDANKVLDLKSGEDTNGAVLRPWTRNGAAAQQWIAIDAGNGYWRFVSKASATNRCIDLASNSNTLGTSIRLWQNYGNDAQAWQVVAVANGYYKILSKVDATRGWDVPDCTMDGNSNLRLWDYYGTSCQLFKFKFIAMN, encoded by the coding sequence ATGAGAACAAACAAAATGTGGTTACTTCTGGTTTTTCTGTTAACCATTCTTTCCAACTGCTCCAGGATGGAAGAAAAAACTTTACCAGAAGAATCTGAAAGAAACCTAAGAGCCAATGCATCTGCATTGGCAGTGACACCATCCCTGCATGTCGGTGGCAGGAACCTCAAGGATCCATGCGGCAATAATGTTGTCTTACATGGGGTTGCCATAACACCCAGTCCCTGGTTCAATGGCTGTCAATATGGCGCCAATTCTGGTTACTGTACCTGGGACAATTACAATGTACAAGGAGCTTTGAATTATAACAAAGCAGTCATTGACAAGCTCAGCAGCACCGCTGATGGCTGGTATCTCAATTATATTCGCCTCCATATCGATCCTTATTGGACCAATGATCCCGGCCCATCTATCCCAGAGAACGATATCTCAAGATTCAATTATAACCGCTTGGTAACTTATACGAATCAGGTGATTATCCCACTGATCGACCATGCCCGGAGCCGAGGAATGTATGTCATCCTACGCCCACCGGGTGTATGTCCAAATCGCATTGCTGTAAACGATGCCTATCATAGTTACCTTAAAACCGTATGGACATTTTTGTCGCAACATCCGGGCTTAAAAAATGCTGACAATGTGATGTTTGAGTTGGCCAATGAACCTGTTGAAATCCTTGGCACAAATGGGGTATGGGGTACCACAGGAAACGAACATTTTGCGGCGCTTAAAAATTTCTTCCAGCCATTGGTCAATATCATTCGTAACAATGGTGCAAATAATGTCTGCTGGATACCAGGCACGGGATGGCAATCGCATTACCAAGGTTACGTTACCAATCCAATCACAGGCGGTAATATTGGCTATGCCGTTCATATCTACCCAGGTTACTGGGGTGGTGTCAACAATTATCAGTCCTTTCAAAATGGCTGGAATACCAATGTTAAACCGATTGCAGACATTGCTCCGATCGCCATTACCGAAACCGACTGGGCGCCTCAGGGATATGGTACATTCGGTATTGGCACAACCGGTACGGCAGGCGGAAACGGATTTGGTGCGAATCTAAAATATATCGCGGATCAATCAGGCAATGTGAGTTGGAACCTCCTTGCCCCGGATGATCTGCTCCACAAGGGCGACCCTAATGCTGGAACGGCCTTTAGTAACAATTGGGAAGCCTGCGCTGCCCCAAGCAAACAGTGGTTTCAACAATATGCGGCCTCCAACTATCCTGTTGCAAATTGCAATGCAACTAGTCTGGTTAATAATGGTATTTACGAGATCGAGTTTCAGACCGACGCCAATAAAGTACTTGATCTAAAATCTGGAGAGGATACCAATGGCGCAGTGTTAAGACCATGGACGAGGAATGGTGCTGCAGCGCAGCAGTGGATAGCCATTGATGCCGGCAATGGCTACTGGCGCTTTGTGTCTAAAGCCAGCGCAACAAATCGCTGTATTGATCTAGCCAGTAATAGCAATACACTGGGAACTTCAATCCGGCTCTGGCAGAACTATGGTAATGATGCGCAGGCCTGGCAGGTAGTGGCTGTAGCTAATGGCTACTACAAAATTCTATCAAAGGTGGATGCTACTCGTGGCTGGGATGTGCCCGACTGTACCATGGATGGGAATTCGAACTTGCGACTTTGGGATTATTATGGTACATCCTGTCAATTGTTCAAGTTCAAATTCATAGCGATGAACTAG